The genomic window ACGGAGTTGCTCCTCAGAATTTTTATGATTTTAAAGATTGGCTTAAAAATTACCTCTAGCCTATTTTAGGGTACATAAAGTATTCAACCAATTTGTATTTTAGGTCGTTATTTTCGTCAATATCATATTTCACAAAGATTTCTCCCCAATATTCACCATCGGTAAAATTGGCTAAAATCCATTTATGATTTACAATTCTTATCTTATTTATTAACAACTTAGAACCTGTCATAGACACAAATGGCACTATAGGATGGTCTTCGCCTTCATAATGATTGGTATCGTAAAGTCCTTCTTTAATGGCTGTAATTAATTCATCCACATCAAACCCTTGTGCAATAAAATAATCTAGAGCATTATCGTTCCTGTCAATATTAAAATAATTCAGTTCAAAATTTTGATCTTCTAACGCTGATATCGTTTGTTCTTGAGTGGCTATAGTGTTTTTAAAGGTCTTTATATCTTTTTCGTACTTATCTAAAATATTTTTAGAATTCACATATTGAAATATGAACGCTAATGCTGAAAAAATAAACAGGTACATAAAAATTCTACTCTTCATATCTATATATTAAATGGTGATTTGTAAATTATCGTATGCTAAAAAAACGTTTTCTGGTAATTTTTGTTGCACTTCATCATGAAAACCCATATCATGACTTATATGTGTTAGGTAAGCACGCTTTGGGTTAACCTTTTCTATAAAATCTAAAGCTTCTTTAAGATTAAAATGCGACATATGTGGCTCTTCCCTGAGTGCATTGATAACCAAAACCTCTAAGTTTTGTAGTTTTTCAATTTCTTCATCGGCAACAGTTTTCATGTCTGTGAGATAAGCAAAATCTTTAAACCTAAACCCAAAAACTTGTAGTTTATAATGTAATCCGTCTATTGGCACAACTTTTAGATTACCAAGCTTAAATGGTTTGTTTTTTATAACGTGCTTTGTTACACTTGGCACTCCAGGATATTTTTCTTTGGTGGTAAAAATATAGTCGAAACGTTTTTTTAAAGCTTTAAAAACGCGCTTGTGTGCATATAAATCAATATCTCCTTGTTTAAAGAAAAATGGTCTAATGTCGTCCAAACCCATAGTATGGTCGGCATGCTCGTGTGTAAAAATAATACCATCTATTTTAGAGACGTTAGCACTGAGCATTTGTTGTCTAAAATCTGGACCACAATCTACAACATAGGTATAATTATCCCACTCTACCAACACCGAAACTCGCAAACGCTTATCTTTTGGATTATCACTTAAACAAACAGGATGAGTGCTACCTATTATTGGTATACCTTGCGAAGTTCCAGTACCTAAAAATGTTACTTTCAAAGGGTGTTAAGTTTAAAACAAAAATAAGGTTATTTTTTTGTTTGCAATACTAAATTAATACCTTTGCGAAAACGATGTAATCCCAATAACCATGGAAGAAATAACGTATAAAGGCGACTTTGAAATAGAAAATATTCCTTCATTAAAAGACAAAGCCTTACGTATTAACCTGAACAAAGACATTTATGGTACTTTTTCAGAAATTGGCGCAGGACAAGAAACTGTGCGTCAGTTTTTTAGAGCTGGTGGTGCTTCTGGTACTATCGCAAAAGCCATGTCTGCCTACGATAAGAATTTTAGTGATGCTATTTATGGTATCGAAGACGATAAGCGTTATGTTACTGAAGCCAGACTTCGTAAAATGCTAATTCACGAAGTTAATCTTATGGAGCAGCGTATTCCAAGAGACGACAATCCTAACAAGATTTTCTTCTCTTATGCAAACACTGTTGCTACCATAGATTTTGCAAAAAAATATAAAGGCCACGGTTGGGTTGGTATTAAATTTCAGGTAAAACCAGAAGGAGAGTACAATGAAATTGTATTACACATTCGTTTTAAGGAAAATGATGCCAGGTTACAGCAAGAGACATTAGGTAAATTAGGTACCAATTTAATTTACGGTGCTTTTTATAAGTATAATCAACCAAAAAAATTACTTCGTTACTTATATGACCATTTAGATAAAGATCAATTAGAAATTGATACTATTAACTTCTCTGGTCCTGTGTTTAAAGATGTAGATAATCGTTTAATGAGTCTACAATTGGTTAAAAATGGTATGACAGATGCTGTAATGTTTGCTCCAGACGGCAATAACGTACTACCAGCACGTGTACTTTATAAGAAAAACATATTAGCATTAAGAGGAAGCTTCAGACCTGTAACTAAGGTAAACATGGATATGTATGAGAAATCGTATGAAATGTTTATAAAAGAAAACAAGGTAGACAAAGAAAATACTCAAGTAATATTTGAAATAACATTATCTAATCTAAGAGCTGAGGGCGAAATAGACGAGCAGGACTTTATGGATAGAGCAAAATTACTTTGTTCATTGGGTCAAACGGTTTTAATTTCTAATTTTCAAGAGTATTACAAACTTGTTGAATATTTCTCTCAGTACTCTAAAAATAGAATGGGACTTACCATGGGTGTTAGTAACCTCGTAGACATCTTTGATGAAAAATACTA from Winogradskyella sp. MH6 includes these protein-coding regions:
- a CDS encoding TonB-dependent receptor — protein: MEEITYKGDFEIENIPSLKDKALRINLNKDIYGTFSEIGAGQETVRQFFRAGGASGTIAKAMSAYDKNFSDAIYGIEDDKRYVTEARLRKMLIHEVNLMEQRIPRDDNPNKIFFSYANTVATIDFAKKYKGHGWVGIKFQVKPEGEYNEIVLHIRFKENDARLQQETLGKLGTNLIYGAFYKYNQPKKLLRYLYDHLDKDQLEIDTINFSGPVFKDVDNRLMSLQLVKNGMTDAVMFAPDGNNVLPARVLYKKNILALRGSFRPVTKVNMDMYEKSYEMFIKENKVDKENTQVIFEITLSNLRAEGEIDEQDFMDRAKLLCSLGQTVLISNFQEYYKLVEYFSQYSKNRMGLTMGVSNLVDIFDEKYYRHLSGGILEAFGKLFYKDLRVYLYPMQNEDGSITNSENLKVHPRMKELYKFFKYNGKVVDITDFDTSNLSVFSRTVLKKIANGDTDWEEMLPEGVAKLIKEKSLFGCESEEVLHK
- a CDS encoding hydrolase, which encodes MKSRIFMYLFIFSALAFIFQYVNSKNILDKYEKDIKTFKNTIATQEQTISALEDQNFELNYFNIDRNDNALDYFIAQGFDVDELITAIKEGLYDTNHYEGEDHPIVPFVSMTGSKLLINKIRIVNHKWILANFTDGEYWGEIFVKYDIDENNDLKYKLVEYFMYPKIG
- a CDS encoding MBL fold metallo-hydrolase; the protein is MKVTFLGTGTSQGIPIIGSTHPVCLSDNPKDKRLRVSVLVEWDNYTYVVDCGPDFRQQMLSANVSKIDGIIFTHEHADHTMGLDDIRPFFFKQGDIDLYAHKRVFKALKKRFDYIFTTKEKYPGVPSVTKHVIKNKPFKLGNLKVVPIDGLHYKLQVFGFRFKDFAYLTDMKTVADEEIEKLQNLEVLVINALREEPHMSHFNLKEALDFIEKVNPKRAYLTHISHDMGFHDEVQQKLPENVFLAYDNLQITI